In Hwangdonia lutea, a single window of DNA contains:
- the hisA gene encoding 1-(5-phosphoribosyl)-5-[(5-phosphoribosylamino)methylideneamino]imidazole-4-carboxamide isomerase, with protein sequence MRIIPAIDIIDGKCVRLTKGDYDTKKVYNENPLEVAKTFEDSGIEYLHLVDLDGAKAKHIVNYKVLEQIASKTNLKIDFGGGLKTNEDLHIAFNSGAKQVTGGSIAVKDPETFQGWISKYGATKIILGADSDDGKVSISGWMEQSKEDVIPFIKKHQKKSIQYVICTDISKDGMLEGPSVDLYKQIISECSNSSIGQSIKLIASGGISNIEELPILKAIGCEGVIIGKAIYENRISLKQLEKFV encoded by the coding sequence ATGAGAATAATACCAGCCATAGATATTATAGACGGAAAGTGCGTACGCTTAACAAAAGGCGATTACGATACCAAAAAAGTGTATAACGAGAATCCTCTGGAGGTCGCCAAAACTTTTGAAGATTCAGGAATTGAATATTTGCATTTGGTAGATTTAGACGGTGCAAAAGCAAAACACATTGTAAACTATAAAGTGTTAGAGCAAATCGCATCTAAAACAAATCTTAAAATCGATTTTGGTGGCGGTTTAAAAACCAATGAAGACTTGCATATAGCCTTTAATTCGGGTGCGAAACAAGTTACCGGAGGTAGTATTGCTGTAAAAGATCCCGAAACTTTTCAGGGTTGGATATCAAAATATGGTGCCACAAAAATAATTTTAGGTGCCGATAGCGATGATGGAAAAGTGTCCATCAGCGGTTGGATGGAGCAGAGTAAAGAGGATGTTATTCCGTTTATAAAAAAACACCAAAAAAAGAGCATCCAATATGTTATTTGTACCGATATTTCAAAAGATGGCATGTTGGAAGGCCCATCGGTAGATTTATACAAACAAATCATTTCAGAATGTTCAAACAGCAGTATTGGGCAATCCATAAAATTAATTGCATCGGGCGGTATTTCAAACATTGAAGAATTACCTATTTTAAAAGCGATTGGCTGCGAAGGTGTTATTATAGGGAAGGCTATTTACGAAAACAGAATCAGTTTAAAACAATTAGAAAAATTTGTATAA
- a CDS encoding GIY-YIG nuclease family protein, with protein sequence MKYFCYILSNKNRTLLYVGYTDNLERRIIQHKIGNGANFTKKYSVFDLLYFEIYDESAFARQREKQLKNWHKEWKWNLIKETNPKLKTLDIK encoded by the coding sequence TTGAAGTACTTTTGCTACATATTATCAAATAAAAATCGAACTTTACTATATGTTGGATATACAGATAATTTAGAAAGAAGAATAATCCAGCACAAAATTGGAAATGGTGCTAATTTTACCAAAAAATATAGTGTTTTTGACCTATTATATTTCGAAATTTATGATGAAAGTGCTTTTGCAAGACAAAGAGAAAAACAACTAAAGAATTGGCATAAAGAATGGAAATGGAATCTTATTAAAGAAACCAACCCGAAATTAAAAACGTTAGATATTAAATAG
- the hisH gene encoding imidazole glycerol phosphate synthase subunit HisH has protein sequence MKIVIINYGAGNIKSIQFAFKRLGYDAVLSNNPEEIKAADKVIFPGVGEARSAMKMLKESGLDVLIPTLKQPVLGICLGMQLMCKSTEEGNTSGLGIFQTDVKRFSNAVKVPQMGWNVINQLKSDLFKGIKENEYMYLVHSYYAEHCYETIAKTDYGINYASALKHNNFYGVQFHPEKSGIEGQKVLKNFLAL, from the coding sequence TTGAAAATTGTAATTATAAACTACGGCGCAGGAAACATTAAAAGTATTCAATTTGCTTTTAAACGTTTGGGTTACGATGCTGTATTATCCAACAATCCAGAAGAAATAAAAGCAGCAGACAAAGTCATTTTTCCAGGTGTTGGCGAAGCGCGTTCTGCCATGAAAATGTTAAAAGAAAGCGGTTTGGATGTTTTGATTCCAACCTTAAAACAACCTGTTTTGGGTATTTGTTTGGGCATGCAACTCATGTGCAAATCAACCGAAGAAGGAAATACATCGGGCTTAGGTATTTTTCAAACCGATGTAAAAAGGTTTTCCAATGCTGTTAAAGTGCCACAAATGGGATGGAATGTTATAAACCAATTAAAATCCGACTTGTTTAAAGGCATCAAAGAAAACGAATATATGTATTTGGTACACAGCTATTATGCCGAACATTGTTATGAAACCATTGCCAAAACCGATTATGGCATCAATTACGCATCGGCCTTAAAACACAATAATTTTTATGGTGTTCAATTTCATCCAGAAAAGAGTGGAATTGAAGGGCAAAAAGTTTTAAAAAACTTTTTAGCACTTTAA